The following DNA comes from Magnolia sinica isolate HGM2019 chromosome 18, MsV1, whole genome shotgun sequence.
TTGAGAGGACGAAATGGAAGCATAACAGATAGTCGCCCGACCCTGCTACATAGCTAACTGTCGCATGCCATCGCGCTGGAGGCTATTAGAGGTTCCTCATTCATCAATTTTCTGTTTCAGGACAGCTAACGACAATCATCAGCCCTGGTGCCCTTATCAAACAAAAGCATCAGAACCACCATATCACTGCAGGCAGCACTCGACCACACCAAAAGAATAAAACACCGTTAGCCCTTTTAAACAACGCCTTTTTAACTTTAGAAAGGGTTAATGAGAACAAGGGCTGTCTATCTAAGTGGCCCACATAATCAAGTGGCAACCATGTGAATAACAGAGCCCATTTGCAACTGTGACCATTGGTTTCAGATTCCTGACTCAGACCAACTCTATTTGTATTGAGTCATGTCATACCGGACGAGTTGGAGGCAACTCGGCTGAGTCGGGTCTCCAATTCTGACGGATGGGGCCCATGCTTCAGTAATCTGAACCATTTGTCTACCTTTTATAAGTATCTTAAATGAAGAATGTCCCAAAATATTCCCAGATGGGCCATTTGTTGTGTAGTTCTTTATGAAGAAAAATATTGAAATACACTGGATTTCTTAATATTGGAGAATTGGTTGTGTTCATGTTCCGTTCTCATTTTATGAGAAGGCATAATGAAATGACAACCCAATTGCTGAGTTGCCATCTAGCTAGTCTACATGTTTTGAAACACAGCAAACTGGTTTGAAACTGGATTTCACTCCAAACAGACCCTTCATCATTGAACTCCTTGATGCAATTGACCTTAAAGATGTGGACTATTTCTGCAGATGACAACAACGACAACGATGAGGATGAAGATGATAGCaacgatgatgatgatattgctcaTTTTCTGTTATGTTAATGTCACTCTATTCCTTATAGTTCTTCTAAAACTTATCTACAAGTGCTGAAAAGGAACTCTACTGTCATTTGATCATGGGGTAACATTGAAGAAACTCAAAGAGTTCACCTTAAGCCGACAGATGATAGACTAGATCCTTGTGTTCAAGCAAATTGATTCATTTGCAAGAACATTAGAACATGAAGTTAGGCAAACCTCATCAGAAGTTGACAAAAGAGAAGCGGTTGGCATGCCACATGATTCAAATTCTTTACCAGCTGGAATATCAGTTGATGCATCTAAGAACTTACCTGAAGAATTTGTTGTGGATGGTGGTGGTCAAGATTTGGTTCCTTGCTCGGAAAAAGTTGTTGAAGGAAATCCTCCAGTGACTAGCACTGCTGATAATGTTCTAATTCTAGTGCTTTTGTTAAATTAGGACTTTTTTCCTTTAACACAAGAGGATTGATTAACATGGTATGTAGAACAAACTTCTTTGTACTTCATATGCaatgttgttttttcttttcttttcttttctttttataaagtCCACTTCCTGGATTCAATCTCTACCTGAAAATTTTCCTTGTCTGGTGCTACTTCGTGTCAGTTTTTGTAGCCAACATGTGGTCAAATCTAGCCAtgaaatcttcttttttttttctttttttttttttttttgcattataAGGATGATTTGCCTTACTTTCTCAAGACCATAAAAAATAGATGGCAGATGTTTCAATCCAAATTTCAGGCTGGAGATATTTATTTAGCTGTCTAATGCAAGTGCTCAGGTCCTATCCTCTATTTGAACTGTTATGTCAGAGGACTTGGTGTTTCTCTTCCAATCAATGCTCTTGCTTGGAATTAGTATTGGAGTTGCTTTCAATGTGGTTTTGCTTTCGACTGATAAAAGATCAAGACAAATGAATAGGTTAGGTTGGTCACAGCCTCGACCTTTATGGGCATGGTGCATTAACATGGGAAAGCGATTCAACATGGTTTTGGGAATCACCCAAGGGCTTCTTTATCTTTACCAAGATTCTGTATTTCTATTTCACATAAATTTGCAATGAAATGTTTCAGCTTAAGATCATAGTAAAAATTTTACCAGTGCATCTACCAATATTTATGGATTCTACACTGTCTGTATATGAATATTCATATTGGCCTTCGTGGAAAATTTTGTTTGTAGGTCATTATGCTTATAAATAATCATTCCATTGAATGGTCCAGTCATAAATTTGTGCCTATTTCTATTTTAACTGCCTGATGTAGCATGTATAACTATTGGCATGACCATGATAAGGCTGATAATTGATTTTTGGTAATTGTAATGATGGTAATCAATAGATAAATGGTCCGTATTACTGGGCTATGGGCTCCACTTGTCATTGTTGAATACCTGTGTATACTGGATTGGTGGCCTCCTGAGAAATGTGACTATGGCACTTGCAGCTGGAGTCTTGCTTCCCTTCACTCTGGTATCACTTTTCCTCATCTCATGCATTCATGTATCTATGCATGTATGTGAATGTGTAATGAATTTGAAAGTTGTGGGTTTTAATTTCTGCGTTTATATGTACATATGAATGTGTATGTATGTACGTGTGGAAATTTGCAACTTTTGAGTGTTGAGGTTATATACAACAATGGATtctgatttgggttttcaatATTTCAATGTGGTTGTCTTCTTTTTCAAGAGGTTGTTTGATTTTTTGTGGAATTTGATTGATGAGTCTGATTTAAATCATGAGTTTGATAATGGGTCTATAATCTAATGCCGTTTTCCGCATAATCTGTTGGGGTGAATgttttttgtatttaatttttgaaaatgatttgAATGATGGATTTGGTACGAGTGTTCTCAACCTGGTATTTAATTGTTGTTTTCTATTGGCTCCATGTTTGGGGAGGTGTAAATTTGGGAGTTTGCTGGTTTGAGACGGTATATGAGAATAAATTCTGATATGGGTTTTTGATATTTCAATGAATTTCTCTGCTTATTGTGGGGTTTTCCTTTTAATTGTGGTTTTATTTACTGTTTAATGGAATTTGATTGACTGGAATGATGTAAATGATGGGTTTTATAAGGGGTGTTTATAATGTAATAATGTGATTCTCTTCTTAATCTGGTCTTATTTTGCTCTGTTTTGTTACCATGTGAGTTTGGAATATATGTTTGTATTTAATCATTGGTAGTGATTTGACTGTTGGGTTTCATACGACTTTTCAGGTTTTAATTTGCTTTATTGCAAGTTGGTGATTGACAATGGTAGTTGCAGAAATTATATCGAAGATGATGTGGAAAATTGAAGATAAATGTCAAGAGGCTTTGTCAACCTCACCGAGTGGCATGGTTTCAGTATGAGAACAAAATCAACTTGAATCAAACAGTGTTTGATTCAAGCCAAGTCACTAGGAAACTCGTTCACGAGTGTGATTAGGTTCCTTCCACAGTTGTCTTTCTGCTCTGGTATTTAGTGTTTATTAATGAGATCGTCatcttaaaaggaaaaaaaaagtgtgTGACTAGGTCCCTGGTCAACAAGACTCAGTTGAGTCAGCTAACTGATGTGGTCTGCTCATTGCAACTCGTGGTCGCTCACATTGAGTCACATGCTACgtgagctgattttttatttgtaGAAGCTAGTAGCAGGTTCCAAACTCATGACCTGTGCTGAGGGTGCAAAAATCTATAACCAGCAAATAATAGGATGTACCTCATGTTCCTCATTTGCTCTCTTTTATCTGTTTGCATGTGTAGGCCATTAATCAGGAATTGCTTGTCAgattttatgtatttatttatttttaagttgcTTATCAGCCATATGATGCATCAACCTACAATCTGaatttttcccattttttttcctatctaacaatataatcattttcttttctttcttttgctaGCTTCGAGATGGCTCCTCACATCAGGGTACTGTTATGTTAATGGACCCAAATGAGGGGAGTTTTGTGCTGCATTCTGAATCTGAAAAGGTAAAATACGATAGCTAACATTCATCTTGTGTCCGTACTATTTAAGTCAACAAAATGTATGTTGTTGGGATTGTTGTCCTGCTGCATACACAAATGTCACAatcatagatgcatgtgtgcgtgtgttttttACCATGCTGAATTTTTTTCTGGTTGGTAGGTCTATGTCATTTCTGAGTTGTTAGCCATTCAAGGAAATTTGTATTgggttatttttgaaaattctgagaagtcttaaaatctaaaaatgtaGCTCATTATCTCTTCATTGGCTGAAATAGGGTGTCTTTATGGTACTAGGAGCTCTTTGGATGCCTGGTTCGATGAAAGGGCATTTTTCGGAAACCTGATGAAGTATTGAGGTGATTCCTTCGAGTGTTTTAAGAAACATGACCAGCAAAACCACTAAAGTACGGTTTGTTTATTGTCCGCAATGTCGGAAGCTTCTAATAGAGTTGAGCAATATTCCTGTTTACAAGTGTGGTGGATGTGGTACCATTCTCAAAGGTAACTTCTTCTATTGATAGTTGGTTCAACTTCTTATATTTTACAATGACAAATTGGTGCAAACTAGGCAACTGATTATCAAATGAGTTCTCAAGTTCACTCTTAATCCAATCACAGTGTGAATAACCTGCTAAAGAAAACCATAGAAATAAAAACACTGAACGTGAGGTAGGAGTTACCTCCAGAAATTTGTAAATTATATCCAGAATGAAAACTTGAAAACTCTACTTGATGTTCAACTGGGTTGGGTTGACTCAAGGACTCAACTTGACTCAATATCTAATCGATGTAAATTGAAAACATTAGGAATGTCAATAGATATTTAGAATAGTAAAATTATGTATAAGTAATAAAAAAACGTAACTCAAACCATTATTATCTTTTATAACACTGCTCAGCCCATTAATTCATTCTCTCTTGTCATCTTTACTAATTTGCAGGGATTATACCCTGGATATCTCATATTCTTCGTTCAATCAGTACTAATGATTGCTGGTTCAAGAGGTATCTTGCTCTGCTCTATTCATACTTGAGGGAGGTTGATTGAACAATCCTCTATTCAtgcttttttatttcattttatgtgGGGATAATTTGTTTACAGATACCCAtgtaaacctttaaaaaaaaaaaaaatacagaaagaaagaaagaaaggaagaaagaaagaaagaaaaaacccaCTTGttctatctttttcttcttctttttttctgaaAACGTAGGAGCACAAATGGATGTGAATTTTCTGTTCTTCATtgcatctcttcttttttttttttcttctaattattttgttctctctctatcttctttttttttttttgtatttttgtttttccagACACAGGTGGACTGGTAGATATGAAGCTCACCTATGGGACAATAGTTGTAGGAGAGAAGGACAGACTCACAAGGGTCTGTCATTCTCATTAATTTCGGGAAATTTCtatttgatattttctttttcgAATAAATCTAGGTTTCGTTTGTATTGACATTTTCCTATTATTTTCTTGTCATTTCTCATGTTCTGGATGTGGGTCTTCTTCAACTTGCATGCAGTTTATTTGGGTAAGCAAAAGATTTGGCATCCTAACTCTTTTCATTATCTATTTTGAATCATTATAAGGTTTCCTTCTTCCTTGCTGTTTAGCATATATGTATATTGAGGAAtcaagaggttttttttttcttcttcttgtttgattctttGATTAGGTGGTTATAACAAAGAAGAGAAGGCAGCTAGGGCTTATGATTTGGCTGCTCTCAAGTACTGGGGTTCAACTACAACCAACTTTCCTATAAGTTGCATTTTTTCCCTCTAATTAAAGAAGGGGTGGCTTTGATTTATATCTCAAAAGGTTTCTTTTCTTGCACAGATAACTAATTATGAAAAGGAGTTGAGAGGAGATGAAACACATGACTGGGCAGGAATACGTTGCATCTCTTAGAAGGTACTGTGGATTTTTCTTCAAAAGAACAAAATAATCTTTGAGCAGGAGGGATGTCCAATTGGTTTTTGGTTTACATGAGCGAGACTGATGGGCTCCACTGTGGCTGGAATATTCTCAAAACATCTCTTGGATTAAAAGATCATAGACATTCAGTCATTGGTCTTTCCTCAGTCGAGAATGTGCACCATATATTGCTGGGTTTCTTCACAAAATGCCGTGACTAGTGGAAGAACTACGGATACTGATTTTAGTAGATTCCTGAACCATGGTCCGTCAATAGTATTGACTATCAGATCACTTGTGGAAAAAAGAGGAACCAACTAAGTTTATAGATCATATAATCTGtagttcttcttctcttttcctttatgGTGAATAGGATAGGTAATGTAGCATGAAGCTAATAGCATATTTCCTTTCAATACAGAAAGAGCAGTGGCTTTTCTCACGGTGCTTCTATATATAGTAGAGTCACAAGGTATGGTATGCCTGGTAATTTGCTTTATCCATATATTTGGTTATTAGCTTCACAAGAATAAGATCTTCCTGGAGATTTATACCGGTAGTAATATGTTGATTTTGTTAATGAGCACTACTCTCATGTTCCCACTGGGCCTAAATATCTTCCCTGTCCATTGATTGTGGGGTGAAAATCCTATGATTCCATTGACTTGTCAAAAAAGTGAGCAGGAACTGTGCATATAGGTTGCTTCTATGGTTGGCACACGCTCTTTTGTCCTCCGCAGGACGTCGGTTGTTGTTAtcattctcttttattttcttttttggatcaGGATACAATCGTATTAATATAAGTTAACTGGCTCAATGGCTGCATACATGGATTTCTTGGTTACCTGTATTGTAGCGGTATCACGAATTGGGCCATTTAAGGAACCTACTACTTGGACTTCCAGGCTCTGGAACCAGCACTATTTTCAAGCAGGTGATCATGTTGTCTCCTGGTGTGTTTTGCCTATTTAGATGTCACACGAGTGTATGCTATGTtattaacagatgtcttaaatctgaggaaattcgactagtctaagaaagttcgggtgaaagTCCAGTAACAATGTATTTTGGAACTTCCGAGAAATTTGACCAGTCGAAGTGTCCTTCGACTAGCCCAAACTCTGTTTCAACTAGTCAGAAGTTACGCAGATTGTGCGTGGACTGTgcaaatttgaggcaatttccgGATTATTCCAAGTCGATGCAAAAGTAGGATTTCCtaatataaataggagttcctagagTCATTGTAAAACATGTTAAGGCTTCCTAAAATATTCCAAAGGATTTCTAAAAGGGGTTCTAGAATTTCAAAGAGTGTCgcaaagggtgagattcgaagttgttcgaatcgggtaagtccattctctttgtaatttatgctttcatagtggatttttgttactttgtgccgtagttttttcccgaatgggttttccacgttaaatttttatgttctcttgtgtttgcttggtgctcttggattgctatcctagattcatctctgtatgATTCCGTAGCCCAATCccaaacaagtggtatcagagaaatcatTGGGACACAAATTTAAATTTgcaggattagcatcaatagaaagcactaggtatgatattgagaagtactcagggaaaaataactttgacttatgaaagatcaagatgatcaattccttaaccaagcaaggtaaggatggtgctcttgaggagcgaaagccgACTATAACTAATGATAATTTGAATACTCTTAATGAGAAGGCTTTATGCTCGATCCGtttgtgtctcacggatgaggttctctacaatgtcttgAGGGAGAAAACCAcagctagtttatgggcgaagcTAGAGGATATTTATGTTAAAAAATTCACTGAGAATCACCTatacttgaagctacagttgttcaccTTCGGATTGGTAgaaggtggagatgtggaggcccacatcagtaattttaataaatcgatttgcaaattgttggatatggaggaagtgatcaaagttAAAGATcgggcatgtatattgttgaatactCTACcgacatcatatgagtcattcaaggactcattGTGCACAGCAAATAAATCCTTAAGTGTGAacatcgttatctcagcccttcaagtgAAAGCCATAAGAAAGATAAATGGTGGCAtaaggacatcttctgatgcactatttacAAGAGACAGAAATTCTGAGTAAAGTACAGCATCTTCAAGGTCAAGATCTAAGTCCAtgggcaagggcaaaggcaaaggcaagttaaagtgttgaaattgtgggATGACTAGACACATGAAGAGGGATTGTACAAAACCTAAATCGAAAAGAGAAGACTCTAAAACTTCATCTAGGGAGGCCAACGTTGCCACGTCTGATATATGTACGAGTGGATGTAAAGTTGATGTTTTGTCTACGTTTATGATCGGATACTTATACGATCATCGTATggacgagtggattctagacacaggggcatcttttcacatgactcctcatcggagttggttcaccagttatagaGAGCGCGATGGTGGacagtgtttatgggcaatgacattgcttataatgttgtggctgttagtatggtgcgcatcaagatgtttgatgggatggagcgtaccttaactAACGCCAAGTGCGTTCCTAACATGAAGAAGAGTCTGGTTTCTTTCGGTGCACTTGAGGCAATAAGATGCAAGTTCATCGGTTTTGATGGTGCCCTTAAATTATCCAAGGGGGCACTtgtaatcatgaaagtgcaacgacTCAGTAACATTTATAGGTTGATtaggagcacttcaacaggtggagctgcagtggctatagcggattccacctcacacgtgtgtggcatgatgggcatggccacatgagtgggCAAAGCATAAAGGCTGAGATGCGTGAACAAAGATAGAGAGCAAGTGGAGcaaccacctatgagaagaatcacaccaCATAATTGCAGGTTATCGATaaggtacatggatgactccaatatcacaTATACTCTCGTTAAAGACGGGAGATTCATCTACTATTTAGATGGCTCTAAgtaagcctggtgctgagaagtggcaTATAATTATGgatgatgtgatggactcgttataCTAGATCGACACAGGGGAGCTGGTGGAACTTCCAGTGGGCAGGAAAGCGATTGGATGCGAATGAATCTTCAAAAGGATACAGCATAGATACAAAGCAAcactggtagcgaagggttatactcagagagaatggatcgacttctcagagatattcgcgccggcgGTATAGTAGGTGTATATTAGATTCGTATTGGTGTTGGTTGCTCAATACGATCTCAAGCTAGAACAGATGGATATGGAGACTACACTTCTTCATGAAAAATTGGAAGAGacgatctacatgaagcaaccagagggctatgaagctaaaggggcagagaacaaaGGTTTGCAGGAGGTCATTGTATGAcatgtcgcctaggcagtggtatatgaaatttgattctttcatgttgagtcagaaattttctAGGAATGAATAccatcattgtgtctattacaagataaCGAGGGATGGcaagttcatcatcctagtattgtatgtgttcacaaccccaagtgtaggataacgatgtagtaataactcgtgagaacgaggtcgaatccacggggactaaacttgtacatattctgaaaagaactagaactaaaactagaaaaaaatctaagtctaaatatgaaataaaagagagtaattgtgaaggatttatcaaatatcaaaagtgaactagagcaccaaggatccatttgcagtgattagggagccctcttactttaTTCAAGTACCACAATTGcaattagagtcttatcctatccaattagaagatataacaattaagatcaaatatgaactttccttgacccaattatcaatggaggagaattgtgataattggaaggaattccatcaccaaactatgcctaTGGGACGATAgccaacaacaggatttaccaatcccataatctcaaaatcaggaaaataagatattcaaagctattgcagatctactgtaatttgagtcacaataaaccattaaaaactgaaagtattccttaaataccaaattagaatcaaagaaagttcaaacatcaacatgaatcaaagcaagagaaacatctcatcacgctacaagcttcacctcttagccttagctaagaggtttagtcaactataaatatgattggaccaaagtgtctttaaaaaaaacatgaaaacaactaaggaagaaaaagaaaaacttttggCGATggtttctccacccttttgctctactccttaaactgTAGAAGAtgtctaggaacatcctagggagtcgtATTTATAATTgtagaactctaactttcgcacctagttggaaaactctaaaaaccacctcaaatttacacagtttgctaaaatagacttcgctCTGCacaattttccaaaatagacttcgctctgcacaatttcacagaGTGAcctggagtttcagaatatgctttttcaggacaatttcaggattccttttctttacttcaaatctttgattctcttcattcattgcttagttttcttggatctctggcatgtgaattcttcaatcttagtctcctaagatccatctcttgccttggtgattcttaagcatcaaattcatgcttttagcaccctttacaatccaatctcttaaatccaccttacaacacaagcatgagtaaaatagaacattaagcattatcaagttcataaaatcaagatataaatgagggataatatgcaatatttgaccctcaacagtatgttgatgatatgttaatcgtcagtcatgatatgtcttaaatcaacgtactaaagacttggttatcagggacattcgagatgaagaaTCTAAGGGCtataaagatggttctcggcattggtATTCATAGAAACTGAAAGAGGAGTAGACTTtagttatctcaggcagaataccttgagtaggtattgATTAATTATGCGATGGACTAGACGAAGCCGGTGAGCATTCCCTATgcggctcactttaagctttcctcatgacaatgtcccaaaacagataaggaaaagcaggatatgtctcatgagccttattcaaatGTGATCGGCGGTGCATGCTATGGTCtatattagaccggttattttacaggcaatcagtgttgtgagcaaataccccgacaagcaacattgggaggcgatgagatggttacttcgatacattcaaggtacagaagactacgtcttaacttttaagaaaaCATGAGCAAAGTTGgtaaggtatgtggattcagactacgcaggcagtgtggattttaGAAAGTCGACTTCAGATTACTTGTTTGTACTGGcgagtggagcaattagttggatatcGAAGCTTAGTCCTCAGACGAGCGTgaatccggcagacatgctcaccaaggtcattcttacggagaagttcaagttttgtgcaacttctctagacttggcgatggcataaaggaagacggagtgtgcacaaaacgcattgattgaagctatgatgtgatacaaaaataagagaagaggtcaagaagctatacATTTGAATGtttaagacatggtggagattgttgttaacagatgtcttaaatctgaggaaattcgactagcccgagaaagttcgggtgaaagTCCAACAACAATGTATTTTGGAACTTCCAAGaaattcaaccagtcgaaggacagGTTCGATTAGTTGAAGTgtccttcgactagcccgagctctAGTTCAACAAGTCGGAGGTTACGCAAATTGTGCACGAACTGCGTAAATATGAGGCGATTTCCGAATTATTCCAAGTTGGTGCGAAAGTAGGGTTtcctaatctataaataggagttcctagggccattctaaaacATGTTAAAGATTCTTAAAGTATTCCAAAGGGTTTCTAGAAATGGCTCTAGGGTTTCAGCAAAGGgtaagatttgaggttgttcaaatcgggtaagtcctttctctttgtaatttatgctttcatagtggatttctatcgctttgtgccatgattttttttcaaaacggttttccacgttaaatctttgtgttctcttgtatttgtttggtgctcttagattgttatcctagatccagcTTTGTATGATTCCACAGCCCAATCCCCAACATGCTGCACATGTGCAATTCATCATTTGGGatgtaattaatttattttttttgtcttgtTTTGCAAGATTTAGGCAAGGATGAATGGGAGCTGAATCAatggatttcttttcttttttatgtatttagaaccattcaattttttattgtaaatattattttaatattcttttttaagGTTGGCTAATGAATGGGCTATGACCGAACTCAGGTTTAATGGATCTTTCCTTTGAAGAACCCACAAATCCTCATTACAGGCCCATTTTACGACCATTACAGGTTATGATTAAGCTTGAATTACAAGAATTGCTAGGCTTGACTTTTACAATTTATGAATAGACAAAAGGTTGCATGGCCGGCAACTGCCTTCCATCATATTTTCTGCAAGTGCAATTTCAGGAGTTAACAATTGAGACAACATTGATACGTGTGTGGCAACAAAATTGACAATggaatttatataatattatcttttaacttttatatatatatatatatatatatatatatatatatatatattaaatgtaGGTTTCAATCAAATATAATAAGTGGCTTGCACATATGCTAGCACTTCAACAAACCTTTACCAACTGCGCTTATAAAAGTACCAGTAAAAGGTGTAAAAGCTGCCGGTAAATATTACCTATAGAGGCGTCCAGCACAACCGCCTGTAAAAGTCACTGACGACCAGCAAAGCCTTGACCAACAGCACCTTTTCCGGCACTTACCTTATCTGGGCCTTTACCGGCAACCAATTTTCTGGTAGTGACATTTGCCTCTCAAACCAAATGCCAAAAAAATGAAGACAAGTGCTCCAGTACCACAAATAACATTGGACGTCCAACTACTTgcgtgtgagcatctctctctagTACACACATATGCTCTCTCATAATCGGTACTCATGGGAACTCCGTGGGAACTTTAATGCATGATAGGCACATAATCTGGAAAGTCCACTAAatgagtcacctcatgaaacccttgAGAATAACTTTTTCGCCTTATCTAAAAATAGGATGAGTTATAGCAAAGTGAAGAGGCAAATAAAGGGCTTGAGATTTTTACTTCGCTTTGACCCACCAGATTTTTTAAGCAAGCTAAAAGTTAGCCTAGGATgtttcatgaggtgactcatcAGTGGACTGTCTAGATTTTGCGTTCGATCACATGTCAAAAGTTTTCACAAAGTTCCCATGAGAACCAATTCCGGAATAGCATTTATATTCCAAAGTAGCAAATTCAAAATGCATGCGGGTTCATTTGATGCCTAGACTAGCCTATTCTGGCACACGTCATCTTGACATTGTTCTTTACCTAATAATTGGCCCGGATCGAATAATACACGTACAACCAGAGATGGGAATCAACCCGGCCTGGTAGCTGTGATGCAGGCCCACATTCTAT
Coding sequences within:
- the LOC131233792 gene encoding uncharacterized protein LOC131233792, with product MTSKTTKVRFVYCPQCRKLLIELSNIPVYKCGGCGTILKGIIPWISHILRSISTNDCWFKRHRWTGRYEAHLWDNSCRREGQTHKGLSFSLISGNFYLIFSFSNKSRFRLY